Proteins found in one Gimesia chilikensis genomic segment:
- a CDS encoding DUF1559 domain-containing protein, protein MKLNSRLKKGFTLIELLVVIAIIAILIALLLPAVQQAREAARRSTCKNNLKQIGLAFHNYHDAHSCFPFSWFVDAANPANPKASVYNIMLLPYMDQAPLYNQWNSSYPAFDQLAAIPAVQQNLQVIKNPLPVFMCPSTPEATTHTYDLTPAGFPLTYTAARTDYCPALGVRGTYSSIAYTGHPAANSRSGMLTNVGVDPSNPSGGSNTITRIRDVIDGTSNTILLGERVGGTNIYTGTTIHSAFTSAYGSTNGGGWGDLLNGEHWYSGSLRDGTPDGPCAINCTNIRSAGFLSFHVGGAHFLLGDGAVRFISQNVDAYTLASLTTRAGGEVLGEF, encoded by the coding sequence ATGAAACTGAACTCGCGCCTCAAAAAAGGTTTTACTCTGATTGAGTTACTCGTCGTCATTGCGATTATTGCCATCTTAATTGCACTGTTATTGCCGGCAGTCCAGCAGGCAAGAGAGGCAGCCCGTCGATCGACGTGCAAAAACAACCTCAAACAGATAGGCCTGGCGTTCCACAATTACCATGATGCACACAGCTGTTTCCCCTTTTCCTGGTTTGTAGATGCCGCCAACCCTGCAAATCCGAAAGCCAGTGTTTACAACATCATGCTTCTCCCCTACATGGATCAGGCACCACTCTACAACCAGTGGAATTCATCGTATCCTGCTTTCGATCAGCTGGCCGCCATTCCTGCTGTGCAACAAAACCTGCAGGTCATCAAGAACCCACTTCCAGTCTTCATGTGTCCTTCCACACCAGAGGCCACAACCCACACCTACGACTTAACACCTGCCGGATTTCCACTTACCTACACCGCTGCTCGAACTGACTATTGCCCGGCTTTAGGGGTTCGCGGCACTTATTCTTCAATCGCCTACACCGGCCACCCGGCAGCTAACAGTCGATCCGGAATGCTGACCAATGTAGGAGTTGACCCCAGCAATCCTTCAGGGGGAAGCAATACGATTACCAGAATTCGTGACGTAATTGACGGAACCTCTAATACAATCCTGCTCGGCGAACGGGTGGGAGGCACAAATATCTATACTGGCACAACCATTCACTCGGCGTTCACATCCGCCTATGGCTCAACTAATGGTGGCGGATGGGGAGACCTCCTGAATGGTGAGCACTGGTACTCAGGTTCTCTCAGAGATGGTACACCCGATGGCCCCTGTGCCATCAACTGCACTAATATCAGAAGTGCAGGCTTTCTTAGCTTCCACGTTGGAGGGGCTCACTTTCTGCTGGGCGATGGCGCAGTCCGTTTCATCAGCCAGAATGTTGATGCCTACACTCTGGCATCTCTCACCACTCGTGCGGGGGGAGAAGTCCTCGGCGAATTCTAA
- the rimI gene encoding ribosomal protein S18-alanine N-acetyltransferase: MSLNQPPNQDLMVQIRWLIRRDMPEVLRIEEESFEYTWSEEYFLSCLRQRNCIGMVAEHNHQIVGFMIYELHKSMIQVLNFAVAPEFRQQGIGRQMVQRVIDKLSQQRRREIVLEVRETNLSAQLFFRKMDFRAVSVLRNYFEDAGEDAYVLQYRLQRTEQEFAPGLSPKNRITNYLDASDAA, encoded by the coding sequence ATGAGTCTCAATCAACCCCCCAATCAGGACTTAATGGTTCAAATTCGCTGGCTTATCCGCAGAGATATGCCAGAGGTTCTCCGTATCGAAGAAGAAAGCTTTGAGTACACCTGGTCTGAAGAGTACTTTCTCAGCTGTCTCCGCCAGCGGAACTGCATCGGGATGGTAGCCGAACATAATCATCAGATCGTTGGATTCATGATTTACGAACTGCATAAATCGATGATCCAGGTACTGAATTTCGCTGTTGCCCCGGAATTTCGGCAGCAGGGAATCGGTCGCCAGATGGTACAGCGGGTGATCGACAAGCTCTCACAGCAACGACGTCGGGAAATTGTTCTGGAAGTCCGTGAAACCAATCTTTCGGCCCAGCTGTTCTTCCGCAAAATGGATTTCCGTGCCGTTTCAGTGCTGCGGAATTATTTCGAAGACGCCGGGGAGGATGCTTATGTCCTCCAGTATCGCCTGCAGCGGACCGAACAGGAGTTTGCTCCTGGCCTCTCTCCCAAGAACCGGATCACGAACTATCTGGACGCCTCCGACGCTGCCTGA
- a CDS encoding UDP-N-acetylmuramoyl-tripeptide--D-alanyl-D-alanine ligase, giving the protein MNHLSLATLSKVLLSRSDNFDPAAGTAGVSGISIDSRTVQPGDLFFAIQGQRLDGHEFVKQALERGASACVVKQQLVSEHNSAPLLLVDDVNQALTRFAHWYRRQQAATVIGVTGSVGKTTTRNMIYTALAPYLKGVQSPANYNNEFGVPLSIAQLESVHQFAVLELGASQAGEIRSLAEVVSPEIGVITGIGPSHLEHFGTLQRTAEAKAELFEQLPVSGLAIVNGDDAYADFLVSRSPAPSFRIGLGEGNDLRAVAVRQEENGLTFQVDGTNFVIPVMGSHFVYPALIAIAVGKVLGLSNQELSDSLREYEPVRGRCHVELVGDWTVVDDAYNSSPVSMRAACELLSEWPTPGKRILVMGDMLELGPDSPGYHREIGKKVACSTIDRLYVCGAQAASVAAGALEEQFPAGCIVQGADVEEIQADVFSGLEPGDVVLVKGSRGMRMERLLEYLKQQVSEQSTQGEKNISCV; this is encoded by the coding sequence ATGAATCATCTATCTCTCGCAACACTTAGCAAGGTGCTTCTCAGCAGATCGGATAACTTCGATCCCGCTGCCGGTACAGCTGGTGTCAGCGGGATTTCAATTGATTCGCGTACGGTCCAACCAGGGGATCTGTTCTTTGCAATTCAGGGGCAGCGCCTTGATGGTCACGAGTTTGTAAAACAGGCATTGGAGCGAGGGGCAAGTGCCTGTGTTGTGAAACAGCAACTCGTCTCTGAGCACAACTCGGCACCACTCTTGCTGGTGGATGATGTGAACCAGGCACTCACACGGTTTGCTCACTGGTATCGCCGGCAGCAGGCAGCAACTGTCATCGGAGTTACGGGCAGTGTTGGCAAGACAACCACCCGCAATATGATTTACACGGCCCTGGCTCCTTATCTGAAAGGGGTACAGAGTCCTGCTAACTATAACAATGAGTTTGGTGTCCCCCTGAGTATTGCACAGCTTGAGTCTGTGCATCAGTTCGCGGTACTGGAACTGGGGGCTTCACAGGCGGGTGAGATTCGCAGCCTGGCAGAAGTGGTGAGTCCTGAGATCGGTGTCATAACTGGAATTGGGCCTTCCCACCTGGAACATTTTGGAACACTCCAGCGAACGGCTGAAGCGAAGGCAGAACTGTTTGAGCAACTTCCTGTTTCGGGACTGGCAATTGTCAATGGTGACGATGCCTATGCGGACTTTCTGGTCTCTCGCAGCCCTGCTCCCTCATTCCGGATTGGTTTGGGAGAAGGTAATGATTTGCGAGCTGTGGCGGTTCGTCAGGAAGAAAATGGCCTGACCTTCCAGGTCGATGGAACAAATTTTGTGATCCCAGTGATGGGCAGTCATTTTGTCTACCCTGCTCTGATCGCGATTGCCGTTGGTAAAGTGCTGGGACTGTCAAATCAGGAATTGTCAGACAGCCTGCGGGAGTATGAACCAGTTCGGGGTCGCTGTCATGTCGAACTGGTTGGAGACTGGACCGTGGTGGATGACGCATACAATTCCAGTCCGGTTTCGATGCGAGCGGCATGTGAGCTGTTGAGCGAGTGGCCAACTCCCGGAAAGCGGATTCTGGTGATGGGCGACATGCTGGAGTTGGGGCCAGACTCGCCCGGTTATCATCGCGAAATTGGAAAAAAGGTCGCCTGTTCCACAATCGATCGATTGTATGTATGTGGTGCCCAGGCGGCATCCGTTGCGGCAGGAGCACTCGAAGAACAGTTCCCTGCTGGATGTATCGTGCAAGGGGCAGATGTTGAAGAGATTCAAGCGGATGTGTTTTCCGGTCTGGAGCCGGGAGATGTTGTATTAGTCAAAGGTTCCCGTGGTATGCGGATGGAGCGGCTGTTGGAATATCTCAAACAGCAGGTTTCAGAGCAGTCCACTCAGGGAGAAAAAAATATTTCATGTGTCTAA
- a CDS encoding PhoPQ-activated pathogenicity-related family protein, with protein MLQRTCILLLFFSFNSVLPAAENVNLRTRPVEAKEVPEAFFNYIQKEEPEYKWEIHDSLSHDGVTAYPVELTSQTWQGHTWKHWLYIFEPDQVRINNKVLLFVTGGSNGSHPNEKRLKPAFLLAKTTGARIALLTQVPNQPLFDGKKEDDLITETWLQYLKTGDENWPLLFPMAKSAVKAMDAIQEIAREHRNIEIDGFVITGASKRGWTSWLTPVVDKRIIATAPIVIDTLNFRKQMKHQIATWGKYSVQIIDYTSKGLIVEGVESPREKHLRLMMDPYTYRNQLTLPKLLVNGTNDPYWVVDAMKFYWSDLVGPKYILQVPNAGHDLGNGVEYALQTIAAFFIHAATGQELPNISWDNSNDYELKLTCDSKPTRVRIWSAYSDDKDFRDAQWTSQDVAPEDNSYLAKINKPEKGHVAYYMEAIYHINDIPYSLCTITTSK; from the coding sequence ATGTTGCAAAGAACCTGTATTCTCCTGTTATTTTTCAGCTTCAATTCGGTACTCCCTGCAGCGGAAAATGTAAACCTCCGCACCAGACCGGTGGAAGCAAAAGAGGTTCCTGAGGCTTTCTTTAACTACATCCAGAAAGAAGAGCCTGAATACAAATGGGAAATCCATGACTCACTGTCTCACGACGGCGTGACAGCCTACCCCGTAGAGCTGACTTCACAAACCTGGCAGGGACACACCTGGAAGCACTGGCTTTACATCTTTGAACCCGATCAGGTTCGTATCAACAACAAGGTGCTGCTGTTCGTCACAGGGGGTAGCAACGGTTCGCACCCCAACGAAAAACGACTCAAACCCGCCTTCCTGCTTGCCAAAACCACCGGAGCCCGCATCGCCTTACTGACACAGGTCCCCAATCAGCCCTTGTTTGATGGCAAAAAAGAGGATGACCTGATCACCGAAACCTGGCTGCAATACCTGAAAACGGGAGACGAAAACTGGCCGCTGCTGTTTCCCATGGCTAAAAGTGCCGTCAAGGCCATGGACGCGATTCAGGAAATTGCACGCGAGCATCGAAATATTGAGATCGACGGCTTCGTCATTACCGGGGCATCCAAGCGCGGCTGGACCAGCTGGCTCACCCCCGTTGTAGATAAACGGATCATCGCCACTGCACCAATCGTGATCGATACCCTGAACTTCCGCAAACAAATGAAACATCAGATTGCCACCTGGGGAAAATACAGCGTTCAGATTATTGACTACACCAGCAAAGGCCTGATCGTTGAAGGAGTCGAATCCCCTCGGGAAAAACACCTGCGACTGATGATGGACCCTTACACCTACCGCAATCAGCTCACACTTCCCAAACTCCTCGTTAATGGCACCAATGATCCTTACTGGGTCGTCGACGCCATGAAGTTTTACTGGTCAGATCTGGTAGGTCCGAAGTACATCCTGCAGGTCCCCAACGCAGGACATGACCTGGGGAATGGAGTCGAATACGCCCTGCAAACCATTGCAGCATTCTTCATCCATGCAGCAACGGGGCAGGAACTGCCGAACATAAGCTGGGACAACAGCAATGATTACGAACTAAAGCTGACTTGTGACAGCAAACCGACTCGGGTCCGCATCTGGAGTGCTTACTCTGACGATAAGGATTTCCGTGACGCCCAATGGACGTCACAAGACGTTGCCCCGGAAGACAATAGCTACCTGGCTAAAATAAACAAACCAGAGAAGGGCCATGTCGCCTACTACATGGAAGCCATCTACCACATCAATGATATCCCTTATTCACTCTGTACCATTACTACCTCGAAGTAA
- a CDS encoding UDP-N-acetylmuramoyl-L-alanyl-D-glutamate--2,6-diaminopimelate ligase yields the protein MSSSSLSLSPGTIAISLRSQFPSASFVDCADICVTSLQSDSRRCQPGDLFVVIAGTRESAEKYIPEAIKNGAKAVLTGRPLTGLEVPQCIVADVRKAYAILCMELADRPSRQLEAVGITGTNGKTTVSWLVRSILQSAGHKTGLSGTVEYHDGNKSRPSSLTTPDALELSQLLSAMVKNEVTHAVMEVSSHALDQSRLAGTQLAVAAVTNVTQDHFDYHQNLKNYAACKARIIQHLKPEGTLVLNFDDPVCRSMADGKQSTQKLLTYGLESEADLQATGIQESAAGTEFEIVFEADTASVSTTLIGRHNVSNCLAATAVCLGLGLSLQEIVTGIQALENVPGRMEQVNCGQSCSVLIDYAHTDDALRHAILSARQVCNRRLFCVFGAGGDRDSSKRGLLGIAGSEADRVIITSDNPRSEDPFQIMKAIAAGCQSQGVTPELIEDRKAAIEYALSEAGAGDLVLIAGKGHECEQILRDRRVPFRDRLVVEQYFAEQKISDSQKVSA from the coding sequence ATGTCATCTTCATCGTTAAGCTTGTCGCCGGGAACGATTGCCATCAGTTTAAGATCGCAATTTCCTTCCGCGAGCTTTGTGGATTGTGCCGACATTTGCGTGACTTCCCTGCAGTCCGACAGTCGACGCTGTCAGCCGGGAGACCTGTTTGTGGTGATTGCCGGGACCAGGGAGTCTGCTGAAAAGTATATCCCCGAGGCAATCAAAAACGGTGCCAAGGCGGTACTGACCGGTCGTCCGTTGACGGGGCTGGAAGTTCCTCAGTGCATTGTGGCTGACGTTCGTAAGGCATACGCGATTCTGTGTATGGAACTGGCAGACCGACCTTCAAGGCAGTTGGAGGCGGTAGGGATTACCGGAACCAATGGAAAGACAACGGTCAGTTGGCTGGTCCGGTCGATTTTACAGAGTGCCGGTCACAAAACCGGTCTCTCAGGCACGGTCGAGTACCATGATGGAAATAAGTCTCGGCCTTCTTCGCTGACGACGCCCGATGCGTTAGAGTTGTCGCAGTTATTATCTGCAATGGTCAAGAATGAAGTTACACATGCAGTGATGGAAGTCTCCAGCCATGCCCTGGACCAGAGCCGGCTTGCGGGGACACAACTGGCAGTCGCAGCGGTGACGAATGTCACACAGGATCATTTTGACTATCATCAGAATTTGAAAAATTATGCAGCCTGTAAAGCACGAATCATTCAGCATCTCAAGCCTGAAGGGACACTGGTGCTGAATTTCGATGATCCCGTTTGTCGTTCGATGGCAGACGGAAAGCAGTCGACTCAAAAGCTGCTGACCTACGGTCTTGAGTCGGAAGCAGATCTGCAGGCGACAGGGATACAGGAATCAGCGGCTGGTACAGAATTTGAAATTGTATTCGAGGCAGACACTGCGTCAGTCAGTACGACTCTCATTGGCAGACATAATGTTTCGAATTGCCTGGCGGCAACAGCTGTCTGCCTGGGGCTTGGTCTGAGCCTGCAGGAAATTGTGACCGGAATTCAGGCCCTGGAAAATGTTCCCGGTCGAATGGAACAGGTGAATTGTGGCCAGTCCTGTAGCGTGCTGATTGATTATGCCCATACTGATGACGCATTGCGACATGCGATTCTCTCTGCCCGACAGGTCTGTAATCGGCGTTTATTCTGTGTATTTGGGGCTGGCGGGGATCGCGACAGTTCGAAACGCGGCCTGCTGGGGATCGCGGGTAGTGAAGCGGATCGGGTGATCATCACCAGCGATAATCCGCGGAGCGAAGATCCGTTTCAGATCATGAAAGCGATTGCTGCTGGCTGTCAGTCTCAGGGAGTGACGCCGGAATTGATCGAAGATCGGAAAGCAGCGATCGAATATGCTCTGTCAGAAGCCGGGGCAGGAGATCTGGTGCTGATTGCCGGTAAAGGTCATGAATGCGAACAGATTTTACGTGACAGGAGAGTCCCCTTCCGCGATCGACTGGTTGTAGAGCAGTATTTCGCGGAGCAGAAAATTTCGGACTCTCAGAAAGTTTCCGCTTAA
- the mraY gene encoding phospho-N-acetylmuramoyl-pentapeptide-transferase: MIIWLLNHFSPLLEKLEVLSTGDSRVFLTARIALASLSSFLIAILLGPFAIRWLEKRFRERIDSASEKLNEIHASKNATPTMGGIFIVGAILISGLLWADLSSGYVQLGLLTASGFALLGAYDDWVKLSTKQNGLKPRQKLIVQLIFSALIGAALYYSHSTVPAGLDLIMPVTRLVFPLGILFVPWAMLVMTGSSNAVNLTDGLDGLASGCMVFAGSAFAGLTYLAGHKVMAEYLQIPYIPGAGELSILLGAAVGAVLGFLWFNCYPAQVFMGDTGSLPLGALLGFAALVIRQEALLVIAGGVFVVETLSVMLQVFWYKRTGNRILACSPLHNHFLFKGEHEMKIVVRFWICSALLAIIAVASLKIAT; the protein is encoded by the coding sequence ATGATCATTTGGCTGTTGAATCATTTTTCTCCCCTGCTGGAAAAACTGGAAGTGCTCTCCACTGGCGATTCGCGTGTGTTTCTGACTGCACGCATTGCGCTGGCCAGCCTGTCTTCATTTCTGATCGCGATTCTACTCGGCCCGTTTGCGATTCGCTGGCTGGAAAAACGTTTCCGGGAACGAATCGACAGCGCCTCGGAAAAACTCAATGAGATTCATGCTTCCAAGAATGCAACCCCGACCATGGGGGGCATTTTTATCGTGGGGGCAATTTTGATCTCCGGTCTGCTCTGGGCGGATCTTTCCAGCGGCTATGTGCAACTTGGCCTGTTGACGGCGTCGGGATTTGCGCTGCTGGGGGCTTACGATGACTGGGTGAAGCTGAGTACCAAGCAGAATGGTCTGAAGCCGCGGCAGAAACTGATTGTGCAATTAATCTTTTCTGCGTTGATTGGGGCTGCCCTGTATTATAGTCATTCGACGGTTCCAGCGGGTCTCGATCTGATCATGCCGGTCACCCGTCTGGTGTTTCCGCTTGGAATTCTGTTCGTTCCCTGGGCGATGCTGGTCATGACGGGCAGTTCCAATGCTGTCAACCTGACTGATGGGCTGGATGGACTGGCCAGTGGGTGTATGGTGTTTGCCGGATCTGCTTTCGCCGGACTGACGTACCTGGCGGGACACAAGGTAATGGCTGAGTATCTACAGATCCCCTACATTCCCGGTGCGGGTGAACTCAGCATTCTGCTGGGAGCAGCCGTGGGGGCGGTGCTTGGATTTCTCTGGTTCAACTGTTATCCAGCACAGGTTTTCATGGGAGATACCGGTTCCCTGCCTCTGGGAGCGCTACTCGGGTTTGCGGCGCTGGTCATTCGACAGGAGGCTTTGCTGGTGATTGCCGGCGGCGTTTTTGTTGTCGAGACACTGAGTGTGATGCTGCAGGTGTTCTGGTATAAGCGAACCGGAAACCGCATTCTGGCCTGTAGTCCTCTGCACAATCATTTCCTGTTCAAGGGCGAACATGAAATGAAGATTGTGGTTCGCTTCTGGATCTGTTCTGCTTTGCTGGCGATTATTGCGGTTGCCAGTCTGAAAATTGCAACCTGA
- a CDS encoding AAA family ATPase, protein MTELSHGEATQSPETPAIQLRGVRVHNLKNIDLDLPLQQLVTVCGVSGSGKTSLAFDTLYAEGQRRYLETLSPAARQFIHQLPKPDADRITRIPPTVALKQNAGRRAATGKSLEPNVGIESGIQNYLRLLFSTLGEVICSNCQISVKPQSPESALAFIHSLPEQTRFQISFPLGSVSDRPTDKLLAELIQQGLTRAIIDHQSCKLDELGTNSSITNNCLIVLDRLSTRKADDQRILESLELAFAESAGTATLLVEQPPASQPKDTPFLVDEQEWYRCDFFSSLTCTRCQETYLKPEPQLFNFFSQMGACPVCRGTGADPQSGELSCRSCQGSRLNSAARAVRIADLNIDELGARTIPQINSWLSHLDSTPAATSLVREITNRLQTLEDLGIGYLPLNRRRSTLSSGEQQRIALTAVLSSNLVNTLYILDEPSSGLHPADSQRVISILQQLRDLNNSLIIVEHDPEFIRASDHIVELGPGAGRAGGELVFQGSIVEMQHATDSPTNRFLNSTYSNDFGSLSGKQASGSITLTGCTTNNLQNISATFPLGQLCIVTGISGSGKSSLVEQTLFPSLTSALTEEPLSAPEAGYESISGTDQIDEVILLDQSLIGQTPRSIPATYLNLFDEIRSIFAQTADARLRNLTAKDFSFNSKNGGRCPECKGTGFIEIDLQFLADLTMECQSCHGQRYQRELLEIKYRKLSIADVLKMTVDEAFPFFRGQASLQKKLKQLKDVGLGYIPLGQPLPSLSGGECQRLKLAAYLTTSSRKRTLFLMNEPSRGLHPLDIQYLLNCFEYLLTAGHSLILIEHNLQLIRVADHIIDLGPAAGEQGGQIVVTGTPTEVAQHSDSLTGAALQKLNSGF, encoded by the coding sequence ATGACTGAACTTTCGCACGGCGAAGCAACACAGAGTCCTGAAACGCCTGCGATTCAGCTGCGCGGAGTACGTGTCCATAATCTGAAAAACATCGACCTGGACCTGCCTCTACAGCAACTGGTGACAGTTTGTGGCGTCAGTGGTTCAGGCAAAACCAGCCTCGCCTTTGACACCCTTTATGCGGAAGGGCAAAGACGCTACCTCGAAACCCTCTCCCCAGCAGCACGTCAGTTCATTCATCAGCTGCCCAAGCCGGACGCAGACCGGATTACTCGGATCCCCCCCACGGTCGCCCTTAAACAGAATGCCGGGAGACGCGCTGCTACAGGTAAATCACTGGAACCGAACGTCGGCATTGAATCGGGGATTCAGAATTACCTCCGCCTGCTGTTCAGCACCCTGGGAGAGGTTATCTGCTCAAACTGCCAGATCTCCGTCAAACCACAATCCCCGGAATCGGCCCTCGCTTTCATTCACAGCCTGCCTGAGCAGACACGTTTCCAGATCAGCTTTCCTTTGGGATCTGTTTCTGATCGACCAACCGACAAACTGCTGGCCGAACTGATTCAGCAGGGCCTGACGCGCGCGATCATTGATCACCAGTCCTGCAAGCTCGACGAATTGGGCACCAACAGCTCGATCACAAATAACTGCCTGATCGTACTCGATCGCCTCAGCACCCGCAAAGCAGATGATCAGCGTATCCTGGAAAGCCTGGAGCTGGCATTTGCCGAATCTGCTGGTACAGCAACATTACTGGTGGAGCAGCCACCAGCAAGCCAACCAAAGGACACACCATTCCTCGTCGATGAGCAGGAATGGTATCGCTGTGATTTCTTCTCCAGCCTCACCTGCACGCGATGCCAGGAGACCTACCTGAAGCCTGAGCCACAGCTCTTTAATTTTTTCAGCCAGATGGGTGCCTGCCCTGTCTGCCGGGGTACAGGCGCTGATCCTCAGTCAGGCGAACTCTCCTGTCGTTCATGCCAGGGAAGTCGCCTTAACTCCGCGGCTCGTGCCGTCCGGATAGCAGATTTGAACATTGATGAGTTGGGAGCACGAACGATCCCCCAGATCAATTCCTGGTTGAGTCACCTCGATTCAACCCCCGCGGCAACTTCGCTGGTCAGGGAGATCACAAATCGACTGCAGACGCTGGAAGACCTGGGCATCGGCTACCTGCCCCTCAATCGCCGTCGTTCCACACTTTCCAGCGGAGAGCAGCAACGAATCGCACTCACTGCCGTTCTCAGCTCGAACCTCGTCAACACACTTTATATTCTGGACGAACCCTCTTCGGGCCTGCATCCAGCTGACAGCCAGCGTGTGATTTCGATACTGCAGCAATTACGAGACCTCAACAACAGCCTGATCATCGTGGAACATGATCCGGAATTCATTCGTGCATCAGACCACATCGTCGAACTCGGCCCCGGTGCCGGCAGAGCAGGGGGAGAACTCGTTTTCCAGGGTTCAATTGTCGAAATGCAACACGCGACTGACTCGCCCACCAACCGTTTTCTCAACTCAACTTATTCCAATGACTTTGGATCCCTATCCGGAAAACAAGCGAGTGGATCGATCACCCTCACAGGCTGCACAACAAACAATCTGCAGAACATTTCAGCTACTTTTCCGCTGGGGCAACTCTGTATCGTTACCGGTATCAGTGGAAGCGGCAAAAGCAGCCTGGTGGAACAGACCCTGTTCCCCAGCCTCACCAGCGCACTAACTGAAGAGCCCCTATCAGCCCCGGAAGCAGGTTATGAGTCAATCTCCGGAACAGATCAGATCGACGAGGTTATCCTGCTGGATCAATCACTGATTGGCCAGACTCCCCGCAGCATCCCCGCGACCTACCTGAATCTGTTTGATGAAATCCGCAGCATCTTTGCCCAGACCGCTGACGCGAGACTGCGAAACCTGACAGCCAAAGACTTCAGCTTCAACAGCAAAAATGGGGGACGTTGTCCTGAATGCAAAGGAACCGGCTTCATCGAAATCGACCTACAGTTCCTGGCAGATCTGACCATGGAGTGCCAGTCCTGCCACGGACAACGCTATCAACGCGAACTTCTGGAGATAAAATATCGCAAACTGAGCATCGCTGATGTTCTGAAAATGACCGTCGATGAGGCATTCCCCTTTTTCCGGGGACAGGCGTCACTGCAGAAAAAACTAAAGCAACTCAAAGATGTGGGACTGGGTTATATCCCCCTGGGTCAGCCACTCCCATCCCTTTCCGGTGGAGAATGTCAGCGACTCAAACTGGCAGCTTACCTCACGACCAGCAGTCGCAAACGCACACTGTTCCTGATGAATGAGCCAAGCCGAGGACTCCATCCCCTGGATATACAATACCTGCTCAATTGCTTTGAATACCTGCTGACAGCGGGACACTCCTTGATTCTGATTGAACACAACTTGCAACTCATTCGAGTTGCCGATCACATCATTGACCTGGGACCAGCCGCAGGAGAGCAGGGGGGCCAGATCGTAGTCACCGGCACACCCACCGAAGTGGCACAGCACTCCGACTCCCTCACGGGTGCAGCACTCCAGAAGCTGAACTCTGGTTTTTAG